The following coding sequences are from one Triticum dicoccoides isolate Atlit2015 ecotype Zavitan chromosome 4A, WEW_v2.0, whole genome shotgun sequence window:
- the LOC119289564 gene encoding arabinogalactan protein 1-like has product MARLAVVAAIMALLAVATAAQGPMPAPRMAPLPAPPARSPTTAPAPVATPPTAASPSPMASTPAPTTDAPSAMTPSAVSATPSGAPTGTPASSAVYSSAASFVAVAGAVVVAVMF; this is encoded by the coding sequence ATGGCTCGCCTCGCCGTGGTCGCCGCCATCATGGCCCTCCTCGCCGTCGCCACCGCCGCGCAGGGCCCCATGCCGGCGCCCAGGATGGCCCCGCTACCGGCGCCTCCGGCGAGGTCGCCGACCACCGCCCCTGCGCCGGTCGCCACCCCGCCCACCGCCGCGTCGCCGTCCCCGATGGCCTCTACCCCGGCCCCTACCACCGACGCTCCCTCTGCGATGACGCCCTCCGCGGTCTCCGCCACGCCCTCCGGCGCCCCCACCGGCACTCCCGCGAGCTCTGCCGTGTACTCGTCCGCCGCCAGCTTCGTCGCAGTCGCCGGAGCGGTCGTCGT
- the LOC119289562 gene encoding arabinogalactan protein 1-like, whose translation MARFAVVAAILALLAVAAAAQGPMPAPRMAPLPAPPARSPVATPPTAASPSPMASPPAPTTDAPTDAPSAMTPSAVSATPSGAPIGAPNGTPASSAVYSSAASFVAVAGAVAAAIVF comes from the coding sequence ATGGCTCGCTTCGCCGTGGTCGCCGCCATCCTCGCCCTCCTcgcagtcgccgccgccgcgcagGGCCCCATGCCGGCGCCCCGGATGGCCCCGCTTCCGGCGCCACCGGCGAGGTCCCCGGTCGCCACCCCTCCAACCGCCGCGTCGCCGTCCCCGATGGCATCTCCCCCTGCCCCGACGACCGACGCGCCGACCGACGCTCCCTCCGCGATGACGCCGTCCGCGGTCTCCGCCACACCCTCCGGCGCCCCCATCGGCGCCCCGAACGGCACCCCCGCGAGCTCCGCCGTGTACTCATCCGCCGCCAGCTTCGTCGCGGTCGCCGGAGCGGTGGCCGCCGCCATCGTGTTCTAG
- the LOC119289563 gene encoding arabinogalactan protein 1-like translates to MARFAVVAAIIALLAVSTAAQGPMPAPRMAPLPAPPARSPATAPAPVATPPTAASPSPMASPPAPPTDAPTDAPSAMTPPAVSATPSGAPIGAPTGTPASSAVYSSAASFVAVAGAVAAAIVF, encoded by the coding sequence ATGGCTCGCTTCGCCGTGGTCGCCGCCATCATCGCCCTCCTCGCCGTCTCCACCGCCGCGCAGGGCCCCATGCCGGCACCCAGGATGGCCCCTCTCCCCGCACCTCCGGCGAGGTCCCCGGCCACCGCCCCTGCGCCGGTCGCCACCCCGCCCACCGCCGCGTCACCGTCCCCGATGGCCTCTCCCCCTGCCCCGCCCACCGACGCGCCGACGGATGCTCCCTCCGCGATGACGCCGCCCGCGGTCTCCGCCACACCCTCCGGCGCGCCCATCGGCGCCCCCACCGGCACCCCCGCGAGCTCTGCCGTGTACTCGTCCGCCGCTAGCTTCGTCGCAGTCGCCGGAGCGGTTGCCGCCGCCATCGTCTTTTAG